One Vicia villosa cultivar HV-30 ecotype Madison, WI linkage group LG5, Vvil1.0, whole genome shotgun sequence genomic window, CATTTGGGAAGTTATTGTGATTCCATGGGAGAAGGAGACTCTGTTATGGCTGAGCTAGTAGCTGCCATGGTTGCTATTGAAAAGGCTAAAGATTTAGGTTTTAAGAAGTTGTGGATGGAGACAGACTGTTTACTTGTGGTTAAAGCTTTCTCCAATACATGCTTAGTTCCTTGGACGATTCGATCTCGTTGGCTTCGTTGTATTTCTCACACTCGTTTGATTGAGTTTTTGATAACACATGTTTATAgggaagccaatttttgtgcggatCTCCTGGCGAACTTAGGTTTATACATTGGTAGTTTTTGTTGGTTTCACTCTGTGCATTCTGTCATTGTGCGGGATTACCTTTTAGACAAGGTTAGTACCCCTAGGCTTAGACTCTGCTCCTAAGGGGTCTTGGCTTGGTCCCCCCCTTGTGTAACttgttttcctttttatttatgatatttttagttaaaaaaaaataatgaactaataatattaatgatAAGTTAGAATGATAAAAAGCCAAAACTATCATCGATATTTTTCGCAAATATATGTATAGCCATTTTTTATAATGTTATAACACAATAATTAAACTTAATATAAACAATGGTTATTTAGAAATAATAGTGACTAACAAATAATaaccaataataataaaactaataagGATTTAACCTATAGTAGTTGATTTAGTCAATTATTAAAAGATACATTTTGAGAGATAAAACAATGATTTGAGCCCAAAGATACAATTAGGCCTTATAGCTAATACACACCccttatatttacaaaaatatgatTTCTCTTTTAAAAGATGAAACTTATATCTAAATGtaccaataaaataatttaatgagtATAACAGGACTAAGGGTTGACTTTGATGTTAAAGAGGGACTAAtatgactcggttaaattttataagggatttaaTATGGACTTTTTTCTCAGCGACTAATCTGACCTCTGTTTTTGTGAATGACTAAAGTGGACCTTcactccttttatttattttactttacgCAACTCCAACCCTTGATTTACTAGCCTTAGATAGGCACCGTAATAATAGAAATGATAAATTGACTATTAGGTCTATGTGGATTCGACACtctttatattacttcgatatgaTTCGTACACTTGAGGAAAACACCGATCACAAACCCCATTTAGTCATAGCAAATATTTTGCCTAGAGTTTGACTCTATTGTGAATATTCACATATCCGATGTACTTCCTATTATGATAATATTCTGATTTGCTTACTTGGCTCTATAGACCATTAATTCTTAAGATGATAGAACTCACCCAAGTCAGATTTCAAGAGTTATAAAGTTTAAAGACCATTATAATAAGAAAGTTTATATAATTAGGAGCAATATAAGACATAAGAGATAAATCATTAACTTTATTCAATAAGTTTCTATAAAGATTTTGAATAACTTTATTTTATGGTGCAAACCCTATTTGGTCATTGCAAAGTTATCATCTAGAGTTTAACTCTATTAGCAATATTCACATATTAGATCTACttcttattttgataatattctGATTTGCGTGCTTGTCTCTATAGACCATTAATTCTTAAGATGAGAGAACTTACCCAAGTAAGATTTCAAGATTTATAAAGCTTTTGACCATTATAATAAGAAATCTTTGATAGTTAGGAGCAATATAAGACACAAGAGAGAAATCATTAACTTTATTTAAAAGTTTTATAAAGACTTTGAATAACCTTATTTTACGATAGAATAATTAACACGACTTTCCACCTGGCCCACCATACAAAAAAGATTGATGAATATCGGGTCCTTCATCACCACGATATAACAAGTCATAACAATTTAAATTACCccctttatttattttcatattttcaggATGTACgtcaatttcattatattctgaATTAATAATCTCAATTCTTAACATAAAACCCGAGTTTCTGTATTTTTCTTGTGGCAATCTTCCACTACCCATTGGAGGACTATCCTTTCCAGTCGGACTATAAGTTTCACCGCCAAATCTAATTATAGATGCTCCTGAACTTAAGTGAGAGAATAATTCTTTTGGCCAATATCCAACACATTCTGGTTTATAATGAAAACATAACCACCAATGACCCGTGGATTTATCCTACAAATATTTAGGCAATtaatagttaataaaatatatattattatgatatatgtttagaaaaaaattcaaatgaaAATTACCTGTTTGATTGTGGTAACAAGAAGCCTTTTGTTTAATGCCCCAATAGTAGACACATCTGATTGGACACTTCCAAGTACTTTTTCACTACCAACTTGCACGAAACCAGGGCAATCAATATTATAACATCCAGATCTACCCGCCTGCATGTTTGTATCAAATTAGGAAAAACAATATCAAGGttactttttgtattttttaaagggggttTCTTATTTGTCTAAAAATttaatagttgaattattaagaatttttaaaaattattaaaaacattaaatttatattattaccgTCCAACGTGCGGTTATGTGAAGTTTACTATCTCCGTATAAGCCTGGATTAACCTTGTATATCAAAAAATGAATACAAATGGTATATTAAAAAAGAGTTTTAttaacagaaaaagaaaataaactatGAATGCACTTAAGAAATTAAAGTAATATGTTTTTCTAAATAACGTACCCCAAGTCCGACAAATATGCTATTTAGATCAGATGGTGGACCATTTTGAACCCAAATTCCAGATATGCTATATTGTTTTCCTTGAAGTGTTAAATTATATTCACTAATACATGCATGTCCTCCATGAAATGTCATAGTTTGAGTTGTATCGAGGGTAGTTGACTAGAGAATAATACAAATACAATATTTAGATTATATaatatttcaatataaaatataaaattcataaaatttacTTTATCTAATAAATAATCTTACATAGCATGATATGATGATTGTGATAGTCCACTTACATGATATTCAGGAGAATTTTGCTGAAAAGCTTCCATCTCATGTTTTTTTGTTGTATTGTAAAAAGGAACTTTTCCTGTTGGACATTCTTCAAAGGTTTTACCATCATAAGATGAATTTGTTGGCACAACGTTTCTGGCAAATGTCGGGTAAAGCTACTTggcaatgaaaagaaagaaaaacaagatTTTATACTCAAAATTTGAATACTAAAATGCATTATAAATcatgtatataaaaaaaaaaactatgcatCGTTCCCTTCTACTTCATGAAATAACAATTAGTTTTCATATGTTCAAATTAAAAGTAGTTAATTAAACTTCAAATATTTTCCATTACTTATACctgaattttgtgattttttaataaagGATGTTGTAGTGAAGGTTGCTTGTAGATATCAACACAATCAAAATCAACATCCACCTGATAATCGATTTGTTAACAAAAAttacaatcaaataaaatatatgcaAAAGaacttataaaaaagaaaattcaatAATAGACAATACCATCCATTTATCTGAATAAGAAAAATCATGTTTCTTAGTTAACAGAATTTCAGTTCTTGCGTCAACATTGCTACATGCTAAGCAAAAACAAAGAACTAGAACCATAAATAACGCCATAGAATAATAGagtttattttcaaataatgttTATGTAATACACGCTCAAACATATGCACGTATTTATACTTATGAAAACAtataattattcatttttttattaaaaataataatgtattaatgggttgtgaaaataaaattgaatctaaaaagtcaaaaagtttaaacttttatataaatagtcaagatacattaattattcattaaatgtaaaagagtcaaattcaaaaactaaaataaaaatttaattttaaaatttattgaatactttatttgaattatttagtctaatggtttaaaataataaaaaatagttttctctcttcatatttaattatttattatttttaaccgtTAGACTAAATAATTTaatcttggagtaagaatattcctttattatatatatatatatatatatatatatatatatatatatatatatatatatatatatatatatatatatatatatatatatatatatatatatatatatatatatatatatatatatatatatatagggccgaCCCAATCAACGCAAAGGCCCCGTTCTAAATTTGAAAATGGGCccaaattcaaaatataaatacaattataataattaaaaaatacacataaaaattatatttatgtattaatcaataatttatttaattaaaattattttgaattttgatatatCTCAATTTTTGCATGTATTGAGTTTTTATTATAGcattttttgatttattgaatttttatcataacattttatttatttcaattaatatttatggaaaaaattggACCTTTTAAATTTTTGGGGCCCGCACTTCCTGCACATGCACAGAGccggctatatatatatatatatatatatatatatatatatatatatatatatatatatatatatatatatatatatatatatatatatatatatatatatattgctactaaaattaaaattaaggtaGTTTGATGTGATTGTGGCATATTTAATGTGATACCtaacatatttttataattttgttaatttttgttccatcaaaataattttaaaataattgtataatttttatgaatttagaaatcaaaattaatttttttaaaacaaatgttCATCggttttaaattttttcaaaccAAAATTACTATAATATATGAAATTAGAGAATACATATTTTAGTTTACAATtgttaaaataaattgaattttaaaatattttaagcctaatatataagttaaataaatcaaaatattatatgATTATAAAGTGTTATTTAATACGCACATGTGTCATAAATTTTGTACAACTCTACTCTATCACAGTGGTGAAGGTGCCTTTTTCTGAGCATagttaatgataataatatagttAGTAAAAgggtgaactcttgagcaataaaagtGTGAGATCGGTTGATAGGGATGTGTGGATGTAAATGTGatattgaatgctctcttaggtattgaccctttcgtttcaatggccttgagaaattaCATTttcttgttaaccaagccaagctgcAACCTTAAAGTCTTTGTGATTCctgcttttacgctttttatatatCTTTTGTTTAGATGAGTCATAATCAATTCTAGATGTTTGCGTCATTGtttggtgagtgttaggatcctccatttttgttctctcaataGAGAAGTGTGcaggtgtgattcattcttgaacatcttttgcttgtggaatttctgacataaaatttgtatataggattagcattgttatcatggtactttgattgaaattggtaatgattgatctttgtgtacttttggaatttgaaccattcaattgttcttgtttctgcttggttgtttcatttgtgatattttgtgttcccggtaatttatcattgttttgtttgaggacaaacaagagtttaagttggggagagttgttaggtgccaaattgtgttaatatttagtttaattagtggcacctttcgaccgtttttatcgagtattcgtacaattccctgaagttttagataattatttatagttgttcattttatgttaatatgtgttttagttatgattttgtaggtcttaGCTCATTTTGGGAAGTTTTGAGCTTGTTTGAAGATTGCTGGACAGAGCATAgtgcgcgtcgcgccctgggcaagatattttcctGAAGCTTCCCGCAGAGAGAAGCGCGCGTGGCGCGCTTGGGCGGTTTAACTTTCAAAGTGTAATGGCGCGATGCGCGCTAGAGGGTGCGatgcgccctggacagaaaacagAATTGTTATTTAAGGAGCAAATCAgatattttctcttcttcttgatcatcttAAGAGCTCAAAGAACCCTAAACTATTGTAGCAACTGAAGAATTGGAGAATCGAAGCCTTGATCGTCTattaatcgccgtagatgcttgtcattcttcatccttaccttcttgagcaagctaccattttcatggatagctaaatctcttttgtatcaagataagatgtaatcctcCTTGACTTTAgtatgtatttcttgtgaatatatgtgtatgaacaagttatgatcaatatagatggtttagtttgtttgttaaagcttttctatggtataaatgtttgagacatcaatatttgtaccttgatctaatttcatcatctatcaaactataaattgcagacatggatttagcgtttgatattTACTTATTATTGGTTTATAAAacattatttgtattgtttaaacagtggagaaatcggcggttaaacaatacggtaaatctaactatatcgttgcggacacggacggctatatatatatatatatatatatatatatatatatatatatatatatatatatatatatatatatatatatatatatatatatatatatatatattgttactaaaattaaaattaaggtgGTTTGATGTGATTGTGGCATATTTAATGTGATACCtaacatatttttataattttgttaatttttgttccatcaaaataattttaaaataattgtataattttttatgaatttagaaatcaaaattaattttttttaaaacaaatgttTATcagttttaaattttttcaaaccAAAATTACTACAATATATGAAATTAGAGAATACATATTTTAgtttaaaaatgttaaaataaattgaattttaaaatattttaagcctaatatataagttaaataaattaaaatattgattataaAGAGTTATTTAATACGTACGTGTGTCATAAATTTTGTACAACTCTACTCTATCACAGTGGCGAAGGTGCCTTTTTCTGAGCATagttaatgataataatatagttAGTAAAATAGAAATAGGTTCACATATAATAGTAACAAtaagaatataataatataataaattagtaaaatagaAATTGGTAGTATAAGTAAACAGAGACATGTTCACGCGTCACACATGAAGCTGTTTAAGTGGGACAAAGTCAATGAGTCGGCCTATCAAGCCCGAAAAAAAGTTAGAGTTTGAGCTTTATTTTTAGAGGCCATTTATATTCGGATCTTTTTAAGTCCGGCTCGAAAAGCTCTAAAAAATATGGACCGACTCGTATGGGCCATGAATGACCCACcaacctaaaaaatattaaattttttaatttaattagaaattaTTCTTTCGTAATTCATAAAGGTATGCTATAAACAATTTTCctatgtattttaattctttttttggtattataaaggtataaatatcaaacaaaagttgatggtttgatttaatttcaaattaaaaggTTTCATCCTAATATGATTATGTAGATCGTATATAAAAGACACCATAatgtattctaattaaaaataaggttGAAATGATATTTAAAAAGTTCTGATATAATTTTTATGGGAGGATAGAGTTAAtgcaaattatatatatttatatatatatatatatatatatatatatatatatatatatatatatatatatatatatatatatatatatatatatatatatatatatatatatatatatatatatatacacacacacacatcagATATGTAAAACAGCGGAAACATGATCGAAGTTTAAAGTATTTTAGTGAAAAATGGTAGATAGAAGATAGATCATATATAACTAATCCATTATGTTTAATTAatcctttaaatatttttaaatatttaacacGTTGATCTATAGTTTTAGAAAAaacaatataaacaattataaattctgtataaggattaaaaatatcattcataatattttgaaattccgAAGAGGCATTTTTAAGGCCAAAAGGAAGGATATTCCATTCATAATGTTCAAAAGGCACAATAAAGACACTTTTATATTTATCAGATTCATTAATCTGAATTTGCCAATAACCAGATTTCATATCAAACTTAGAGAAGATTAAAACATTGTTTAATCTATCTAAAAAGTCTTTTTTTTATTAGGAGTATGTTATCTAATCCATCTTAACACTTTATTAAGAGGCTTGTAATTAATAAAAGTCTAGGGACCTCACGTTCTTTTTTCAGCAacatttttgacataaaaagttGTGCAACTCCAAGAAGATTTGGATTTTCTTATCAATTTTTTCTCTAAAAGAGATTCTATCTCTTTTTTGCATAACTCCAAATACTCATGGTTCATTTGAGCAGAcgtagctttggtgggaatttgaCTTTCATTAAAGTCATCAAGATAAGGTAAAGAAATAACATGTTTCTTTCTATCCTAAAAAGCAGACAACAAAAGTAACAAGAACAAAAAATGATACTTTTTGTTCTTGTTACTTTTGGTAACCAATCGTTAattggtctagtggtgattggcTTGGTAGGGAGAATCACAGTTCAATCCCCCGCAAATGCGATCGGAAGGGGCTGGAACCACTTAATGACCgaactgacccccgaaccggattaaaccggtggtgataaacaAACAAAACATTTGGTAAATCATTGCACATTTAATATTCTTTTAACGATTgagattttatatatatatatatatatatatatatatatatatatatatatatatatatatatatatatatatatatatatatatatatatatatataattcatttatatttgtttttaagtttttggatattatattattattattattattattttcttttagagTTAAAAGATAGCGCACCGACagtttaaaatagttttacactgtcatccaatagaaaattaaaaatgtgtcatgtcattaatttttttaaaaataaaaatatggtttAATTGAATACAAGAATGACAGTGTAAACATTTTTTTACACAGTCAATGCATTaccccttttctctttttttttttattattattattattattattattattattattattattattatatattatttatttacttatataaTTAGTGGCGACTGAATATTATAGTGTGAttgttatatttattattatttttaatgtagaGTTAAATTAAATTAGTGAAAGTTAGAAgtcttatatttattattatttttaatgtagaGTTAAATTAAATTAGTGAAAGTTAGAAGTCTTAAAAAGACTTTGGTcctctattttcatatttttctaaattttagTCCTTAAAAgccaaataaatttaatttttttaataacttaatttttcaaattaattaaaattttgaaaaccacTTCTAAAGGCCAAAGTCCATTTTGTTAGCACAAGAGTCTATTTACCAACTTAATTAAActtttctgttttgtttttaaaCATATATAACAACTAACTCAAGCTAACAAGTATAATTCAGGCCATTTAAGTGTTATGCATTCTTTCAAGTAATGCTATTTAAAATGTATGCACCAAACTTGGCACATGGAATTTTGCAGCTTTTTTTTCTAGTAAATTCTATGTTAACATCAACTCCTTTGTTGATCTACCACCATATGATAGTGATACACTATAAGCCACAGAACTAATATAGAACTCATGAAACCATTCGTTAGTTCCTATTCAACCTTTTAGAAAATAATGCCATACGCAGCTGCCCCATCACTAACATAAGACTGATCCTGATAAACATGACACACTGCTCCTTGTTGTAATGGTGAGTCCATAGTTTAAGAAAAACTGGATTTATTAGAGCACCACTGTTGGAATAATTAGAGCACCACAGGGTTTAATTGTGGATTTGTAAACTTCTATTATCATTACAATTTGATGCACGAGTATACTTGAAGAATGAAGAACATCAAAAAGTGTACCATCTGGGTTCCAATCAGTGAAGAGTTATGGGATTGTGAGATTTGGTTGGTGTCCTACATCATttttgttagtgcttttattggttGATTTTCATCTATATTtgactaaaacataatagcagtaaaacataatacaagtgtaatcttgcaaatataaaaagaacaaaacaggtacatgcaagatgttatatggaatgtcatgacatcaactcatcaTGACATCGtacctgcagaactggaaggaagattcggttcgttactcaacag contains:
- the LOC131608241 gene encoding protein neprosin-like, which encodes MALFMVLVLCFCLACSNVDARTEILLTKKHDFSYSDKWMVDVDFDCVDIYKQPSLQHPLLKNHKIQLYPTFARNVVPTNSSYDGKTFEECPTGKVPFYNTTKKHEMEAFQQNSPEYHSTTLDTTQTMTFHGGHACISEYNLTLQGKQYSISGIWVQNGPPSDLNSIFVGLGVNPGLYGDSKLHITARWTAGRSGCYNIDCPGFVQVGSEKVLGSVQSDVSTIGALNKRLLVTTIKQDKSTGHWWLCFHYKPECVGYWPKELFSHLSSGASIIRFGGETYSPTGKDSPPMGSGRLPQEKYRNSGFMLRIEIINSEYNEIDVHPENMKINKGGNLNCYDLLYRGDEGPDIHQSFLYGGPGGKSC